The following nucleotide sequence is from Opitutia bacterium.
GGACCGGCACGATCGCGCCGCCGCAAGGTGGCACCGCCGAGTTCGGACTCGAGTTCTTCCGCACCGAGCGCGGCAAGCTCGCATTCCGGATGAACTTCCCCGACGCGCTCACTTTCGCCGCCCCGTTCATGCTGCCAGTCGAGACGGCGGGCGACGGCCACTACGCGATCACTCCCGCCTTCGCCATCAAGCTCCATCGCGATGCCGACCGCCTCACCGGCATCTTCGGCGCCGCGCAAATGCCGCTCGAACTGAAGCGCGGCGGCAACTGGACGGAGAAACCGCCCGCGCCGACGCATCCCGCCGCACCCGCGCCGCTGTGGTCGTTCGATCTCGGAGCCGGCACGTGGGCGGCTCCCGTCGTCGCCGATGGCGTGATCTACATCGGCACGAGCGCCGGAAGATTCCACGCGGTCAATGCCGCCGACGGTCACGAGCTCTGGACATGGGCCGGCAGGAATCCGATCGACGGCCGCGCCGTCGTGAGCGGCGAGGCGGTCTATTTCGTCGACACGCAAACCACGCTCATCGCCCTGAATCGCGCCGACGGCTCGTTGCGCTGGTCGATCCCGCTGCACGACGAGCAACTCGCCGGCCGACCCGTGGCGAACAACCCGACCTTCAACCACCGCGCGGCGTTCCCGCTCGTCGCCGACGGCGTGGTCTATTGCGGCTCAAGCGACGGCGGTCTCTATGCACTCGACGCCGTCACCGGCGCGAAGCTGTGGCGCCACGATGCCAGGGCGCCGATCTTTTCCGGCGTGGGGCGGCATGGGGCGGACCTGCTGACGTTCGGCACCATGGACGGCTCGGTCGTTATCCTCGACCGGCGCACGCGGCAGGAGACGTTCCGCGCGCGGACGGACGGCGGCATCGTCACGGTGCCGCTCGTGGTCGGCGACAAGGTCGTCGCCGGCAGCCGCGACTACGTGCTCTACGGCTTCAACCTCGCGGACGGCGGCGTCGCGTGGCGCTTCTCGTATTGGTTCTCGTGGATCGAATCGACGCCGGTGCTGCGCGACGGACTGCTCTACGTCGGCGCGTCGGACTACAGCCGCGTCAGCGCGATCGATCCCGCCAACGGACGGGCAAAGTGGCAGACGCCCGTGCACGGCATGAACTGGGGCACGCCGCTCGTCACCGACGACTCCGTATTCACCGGCACCGCCGCGCAGAACATTCCCGGCACGCTCATCCCGCACGTCGGCGGGATCGTCGCCCTCGAGCGCGCCACGGGCGCCGTGAAATGGCAGCTGCTCGCCGCGCCCGCGCCGGAAAACGGTTTCGGCGGCTATGCCGGTTCGCTCGCCCTCGCGGGCGACAAAGTCATCGCGGCCGGTTTCGACGGCCGGCTCATCGCGCTACCGGCGAAGTGAGCTGACCGCGCCGCTCAGAGCGCGACCACGCCGGTCGTCATCTTGTCGCCGAGGCGCTGCAAGGCGCGCTCGTGCACGACGGGCATCGCGGCTTCGAGGAGTTCGGGCGTGAAACCCCACTCGCGCAGGAACGCGCCGTGGACGGCGGTGAGGAAACCTTCCTCCGTCACGCCGGGCCCGAGCGACGTCGCGAGGTATTTCGCGGCGTGCAGGTGCGCGAGCAACGGGAGCGCCTCCATCGGCGCCTCGGTGGGACGCGTGAGGAATTCGGCCGCCTGCTGAAACACCTTGGGGAAATTCCACGCGGCGAGCAGCTTCGTGGTCGCGTCGGCGTGATGATAGCCGAGCACGGCGCGCTCAGCTTGGTCCCACGTGCACTGCATGCGTTCGCGGAACGCGCGCACGGCGGGATAGAATTCGTTGCACGAGTGCGCGAGCGCGAGCTTGCCGAGATCGGAGACGAGGCCCGCGGTGTAGGCGACCTGCGGATCGAGACGCTCGGTGGTCGACGCGAGCACTTCGCCGGCGATGGCGGTGATGAGCGCGTGGCGGGAGAAATCGCCCGCTTCCCAGCGCAGGCCCTTCTGGCCGCTTTCCCAGCGGCTCACGAGCACGAGCGCGGCGAGGCGGTAGATTTCCTTCGCGCCGAGGCGGAACACGGCGGCTTCGACCGTCTCGACCGTGCCGCGCGCGAACGCGGCGGAATTGGCGAGGCGCAGCGTCGCGGCGGCGAGCGAAGCGTCGAGCGAGATGAGGCGTTCGATCTCGGCAGCCGAGCTATCGTCGGCCTGCAACGCGAGCCCAAGCCGCGGCAACAGCGACGGCGAGCAAGGCAGGCGCAGCGCTTTTTCGCAGACTTGCTCGAGGGTCGGAGGAGTGAGGGTGGACATGCCTGGGACGTTCGATGGTTACGCGGCGGCTTGGAGCAACGAAGCGGGATCGAGGATCAGCGCGATGTTGCCGTCGCC
It contains:
- a CDS encoding PQQ-binding-like beta-propeller repeat protein, encoding MRLLPLLALLTLTARSLAGDPTVPSAARPAAPDPIEGRWTGTIAPPQGGTAEFGLEFFRTERGKLAFRMNFPDALTFAAPFMLPVETAGDGHYAITPAFAIKLHRDADRLTGIFGAAQMPLELKRGGNWTEKPPAPTHPAAPAPLWSFDLGAGTWAAPVVADGVIYIGTSAGRFHAVNAADGHELWTWAGRNPIDGRAVVSGEAVYFVDTQTTLIALNRADGSLRWSIPLHDEQLAGRPVANNPTFNHRAAFPLVADGVVYCGSSDGGLYALDAVTGAKLWRHDARAPIFSGVGRHGADLLTFGTMDGSVVILDRRTRQETFRARTDGGIVTVPLVVGDKVVAGSRDYVLYGFNLADGGVAWRFSYWFSWIESTPVLRDGLLYVGASDYSRVSAIDPANGRAKWQTPVHGMNWGTPLVTDDSVFTGTAAQNIPGTLIPHVGGIVALERATGAVKWQLLAAPAPENGFGGYAGSLALAGDKVIAAGFDGRLIALPAK
- a CDS encoding HDOD domain-containing protein: MSTLTPPTLEQVCEKALRLPCSPSLLPRLGLALQADDSSAAEIERLISLDASLAAATLRLANSAAFARGTVETVEAAVFRLGAKEIYRLAALVLVSRWESGQKGLRWEAGDFSRHALITAIAGEVLASTTERLDPQVAYTAGLVSDLGKLALAHSCNEFYPAVRAFRERMQCTWDQAERAVLGYHHADATTKLLAAWNFPKVFQQAAEFLTRPTEAPMEALPLLAHLHAAKYLATSLGPGVTEEGFLTAVHGAFLREWGFTPELLEAAMPVVHERALQRLGDKMTTGVVAL